The Deinococcus humi genome contains a region encoding:
- a CDS encoding DUF1330 domain-containing protein: MPAYVIVNTRVSDPTRIQKYRDLAEQSIKQFGGHYLVRGGFLSVLEGSYQPERMVLVEFPTLDRAKAWYASEAYAEAKQAREGIAEFEMVLVEGLS; encoded by the coding sequence ATGCCTGCCTATGTGATTGTCAACACACGGGTTTCTGACCCCACTCGCATTCAAAAATACCGTGACCTGGCGGAGCAGTCCATCAAACAGTTTGGCGGCCACTACCTGGTGCGAGGAGGTTTCCTCAGTGTGCTGGAAGGTTCATATCAACCTGAGCGGATGGTGTTGGTGGAGTTCCCTACCCTGGACCGTGCAAAGGCGTGGTATGCCTCTGAAGCATATGCAGAGGCCAAGCAAGCCCGAGAGGGGATTGCTGAGTTTGAGATGGTCCTCGTCGAGGGCCTGTCGTAG
- a CDS encoding alpha/beta fold hydrolase: MTSNTTSHYVWVEHPEGRLFARHWTPIDESAVPRTRAPLLLFHDSLGSVGLWRNFPEALCEATGRQVIAYDRLGFGRSSARTDRLNLDFIADEAASVLPVLRAQLGLETFIAFGHSVGGAMAVECAAQWSDACVGLITEAAQVFPEDRTLDGIRVAQQQFAQPGQVERLAKYHGDKTQWVLNAWIGTWLDPAFAGWSLVPNLPQVVCPALIMHGAHDEYGSLRHPELIRSLAGGPTRIEIFENGHHVPHREDSERIIFLVTEFVMSLP, from the coding sequence ATGACTTCCAACACCACCAGCCATTATGTCTGGGTTGAGCATCCCGAGGGCCGCCTGTTTGCCCGCCACTGGACCCCTATTGACGAATCGGCGGTGCCGCGCACCAGAGCGCCCCTGCTGCTGTTTCACGACTCGTTGGGGTCCGTTGGGTTGTGGCGGAACTTTCCAGAAGCCCTTTGTGAGGCCACGGGACGGCAGGTCATCGCTTATGACCGCTTGGGCTTCGGCCGGTCGAGTGCCCGCACAGACCGCCTGAATCTCGATTTCATAGCGGATGAAGCGGCGAGCGTCCTGCCCGTTCTCCGGGCGCAACTGGGCCTGGAGACCTTCATCGCTTTTGGCCACAGCGTGGGGGGCGCGATGGCGGTGGAATGTGCCGCGCAGTGGTCAGATGCCTGTGTGGGGCTCATCACGGAGGCGGCACAGGTGTTTCCTGAGGACCGGACGCTGGATGGTATCCGTGTGGCGCAGCAGCAGTTCGCTCAGCCGGGGCAGGTCGAGCGTTTGGCGAAGTATCACGGCGACAAGACCCAGTGGGTTTTGAACGCCTGGATCGGCACGTGGCTGGACCCGGCGTTCGCTGGGTGGTCTCTGGTCCCCAACCTCCCACAGGTGGTGTGCCCGGCCCTGATCATGCACGGCGCGCACGACGAGTACGGTTCCCTGCGCCATCCGGAATTGATCCGGTCACTGGCTGGTGGCCCGACGCGCATCGAAATCTTTGAGAATGGTCATCATGTGCCGCATCGCGAAGACTCGGAACGGATCATTTTCCTGGTCACCGAATTCGTCATGTCGCTTCCCTAA